In Castanea sativa cultivar Marrone di Chiusa Pesio chromosome 6, ASM4071231v1, a single window of DNA contains:
- the LOC142641714 gene encoding fatty acid desaturase 4, chloroplastic-like, with amino-acid sequence MITSPPNNQPVLNDPSLRSTWAHCAWVACGCTVVLISLAKAIMGAAKSHIWLKPILAGLVGYVLADLMTGVYHWGIDNYGSDSTPIFGSQIDAFQRHHKWPWIITRTEFANLSHVLARAVTFTVLPMVFASNDPIFHAFVAVCSGCIMFSLQFHAWAHITKSQLPPLVNALQDMGLLVSRSKHANHHRPPYNNNYCMVSGVWNEFLGKQ; translated from the coding sequence ATGATCACGTCACCTCCTAATAACCAACCCGTTCTTAATGACCCAAGTTTGAGATCAACGTGGGCTCATTGTGCATGGGTAGCATGTGGGTGCACCGTGGTGCTAATCTCTCTAGCAAAGGCAATAATGGGTGCAGCCAAATCACACATATGGCTTAAGCCCATTTTAGCAGGTTTGGTTGGCTACGTTTTAGCTGACCTTATGACTGGAGTGTACCATTGGGGTATTGACAATTATGGTAGTGACTCAACTCCAATCTTTGGTTCCCAAATAGATGCATTTCAACGTCACCATAAGTGGCCATGGATAATCACTAGGACTGAATTTGCAAACCTCTCACATGTCCTTGCTCGTGCCGTTACATTCACAGTGCTACCAATGGTCTTTGCTAGTAATGATCCGATATTTCATGCTTTTGTTGCTGTGTGCTCGGGTTGCATTATGTTTAGCCTGCAATTTCATGCTTGGGCTCACATAACAAAGAGCCAGCTTCCACCACTGGTAAATGCATTGCAAGATATGGGATTACTTGTGTCACGTTCAAAACATGCTAATCATCATAGGCCACCTTATAACAATAATTATTGCATGGTGAGTGGGGTTTGGAATGAATTTTTGGGTAAGCAATAG